tttattgagtaTGTTGTGggaataaaatatgatttgtcttcaatttgattttaattggagtgtgtgtgtgtgtgtgtgtgtgtatatatatatatatatatatataatcttattttaaattcattgtgGATATCATAGTTGATTTTTTGGATTATCGCGTCGGTTGAGACTAACATTATTTGCAAACTCTTTTTTAGAACTTGTTTTATTCACTAGAATTATCATCTTATTATAAGGATTATTTTCATAGCACAAGGAAGGAGTTATTGAGTTTGAGGAGACTTAAAGATATAATTTTcttagttatatttattttagcttGGTTAGTTCTTTAAAATAAGACGTCGGATATGGTtactttcattatatttttaacacTCATTTAGTTTAGATGTTCATATTTTaaggataatgttttttttttgtaaaaattcatttatttgaattatttcattatacatgaaatatttttggactattataattttggaatttcatatccttttttgtatattttattatggattgtcattgtaataaaaaatgttatattatgGAATAAATACTCTGGAAACTATTTTTTACTGTTATGAATTGAAAACTATTGTTTACTATTATATAACACCTCTTCCAAAAagtgaaagttattttttagtgttatgacaaaagttaatttttattgttatagaaTATCTATtctgaaaactatttttttattattatgaaatatCTATTCTGaaagataaaactattttttattgttataaaacacttattttaatttttttattgttacttATTGTAAAaggtgaaaattattatttactattataaaacacctctttcaaaaagatATAATAGAAAAAAGGATAATAtgggattttaaaaaatttgggatGCAGAATAATATGTGAGGTGCGGGATTCAAATCCCTCGGAGCCAATTTCTTTGGGCTTTCTATGTTGGGTTGCGATTTGACCGAAAGCAAATAATGCTAAAATGAGGAGAAGTTTGCTCATTTTTTGCCAACTGCACAAGAATGTatggataaataaataaaaatttattccaCCAAATAAGATACTataaagtatttttcttttagtaagctcagtttataaaaaaaaattatttattgccTAATGcttatttcatgttttttaattgggagaaaatatttttagctGTCAATAATTCTAAATGAAATAACTTAGTAATATTCATTTGGGCAATTTAATTCATGCTTGAAAGTGAATTTTCCGTAATTCTAACAAAATACTTCGTATTACATTTTTCTTGCTCATTTAGGAAATAttgcaaaatatatatttctttaaaatcatttttaacataactttttttcttaaactaatCCAAACACATAAAAtgttaaagataaaagaaaaaagtaaaaaaaaaatagagtttaaagtaaaaaaaagtaaaaaccgATCGTTCATCAAGAGCTCTCATCATTATTGATGACATTCCCaaagaattttcttttaaaaaatgtcccTATATCTGGGTAAAGTactaaaataacataatttcaacggtgttaataatattcttttttattcgaCTATATATGGGAAGAGAAACACTATCTCTGTTTTTTTATCCCGGCGTTAAAATTTGGGGTGCTTGGTttaaataacatgcatgtaaTGCGATTATACACTTTAAATATTAAGTCACTTACGTACCCTAAGATTTAAGCAGTTCACCCAATTACATCGAGAAGAGCTCTTGATGAACGATCGATTCCAAAGTCCAAAACTTATAAGATTGAAAACAACTCAATTACTGCTTATGTTCGTGGTAGATGTTTAGACACTGTAGATAAGCATGAagtatgaaattaaattttttataaggtTAAACGTGCACAAGCTTCCCATTTTGAATTGTCTCTTAATTAGGTCATCACCACAAACTtcccattttgttttgttttctatctTAAATAAACTCTCATATTCATCATAAATATTCTtaatggtttttatttttatttattatggcAGTCTGAAGTTTAAACTTAGAACTTCATGCAAAATATTCAAAGTCCAAATCCTAGTGGgttatattcttaattttttttaatttataattttttagtttttgcatGAATTGAAAATATCGGAAATGATTTTAAATACTGACCTCCAAGGTCGATCTAGTTTATTTAAGGTGTTCTAGTCAAGTTCCAAGTCAAAATCAATGGATAGATATTCCATTGAATCTCAATAGTAGGTGCAAAGtcacataatcaaattaataaatctaTACCTATAATCTAAGACCTTCTttggtataattattagttttaaattttaaattttataaaaaacaaaagttgcttttgattttatattttttattataattttcaaattttcatatcCAAATCTTAAATCTAAATTTTACAAATCACTTGAGCGGAGTAAAAACCACACTAATAGTCACAATGGACTTAGAGCACCTCCAACaaaagttctttttataaaggACTAAGTAATAAAAATTTGCTAACTGCAACACCGATTTCTCTTATGATAGACTGAACGAACTCATTTGCATTATATTTTAGAGCAAATTATACTTATCTTTCCCCGTTTAAAACAACACgttgaaaaacaaaagttgcaGGTGAAGAATTTTTatcaccattttttttcttatctgtcCGACACTTGTTTGTGCTTCCATGCAAGTTATTTCACTCTAGATCAAGTTATTCTGCAAAGCTTGTttgttatacatatatatagtaagctattatcaaaatatatagTTAACGTTGCTTCAAGACTTTAAGTTGATGTATGATAGACATAAAAATTGCTTGAATTAATCACTTTTTTGCTTGATGGATTGTTTGCCAACCCTTGATCTGTGAATGTTTTTCCCGTTCTTTtcgttattttctaaaataagcaCTTCAAAATGgatcaaataaaagaatttttagatttgctGAAGAATAAAGAAGAACAATCCGAATACTAAAGTGCAGATTTAActcaaattagaataaaaaccTAAGCGGAAACATCAAATGGAGATAGTAAATCACAAATCCGGCAATAAATACGAACAAAAACAACACATGACCATAGATTTGGTCACGCACAAACCTGCTTGACAAACGTCAGAACCCCTTGAAGATCCTGAAATATATGCTTCGCCGGAGATCTGACCCGGTGTTCTCAAAATAAAAGCGAAGCACAACCGCAATGGAGTTGTCATGATCATTCTCTCCGGTCGCCACCACCATCTCAAGTGCAAGAGAAATGCCTCGATCATTAGGATCACAATGAAGAGTTTGTAGGTGGAGTTTATTGAGGCCATTTACTTAGGGAGGCAAAAGTAAATCAAAAAATATAGGAGAGGCCAATGTAATAAGTGATACATAGAGGATAGATAGAATGtaatttactttatattttactaAAGTCAAATCCTAACTAATATTCTTAGGATAATAGTTaagaatcttaaaaaataaattttttattagatgcaGAAAGATACATAAAATTGTGttgttcataatattttttatgtttttcctatgatttttataataaatatttttttcttttagtttcttaactaATGTCCTAATGATATTAGTTAGCAAGATCCTTTATTAAACAAATGAAGAGAcataatatcatttaatatattataaggtTCATTTGAAAAACTTTAATGAATTTCTTGCTTAGAGtagaaatttaattggattatttaaaataagaaatgtaATGTAACATTATAAGAAAATGTAgagtattattaaaaaaagtatgagAATTAATTCTGATGAATTTGTTGGTTGGAGATGCTTTTAGACTAATGAAATAATAACAGTAATAACAAGCATAATAATAGCAATAACACCTAATTAAAGACAAtgacataataatattaataataataatcatgatAAATGGATAGGGATAACAATAATAATCgagataatgataataataatgatgataaatATTACAGTAATGATAATGCTAATAAGAGTGAAAATAATGGTTGTGAAAGAACAAATAGAACTTGATTATACAAATACGTCAGTGATAATTCAGTCGGAAGGAACAAAGCAAAAAGTAACGGtgtttaacatttaaaattgagAATTTTGGAACTAACACAACTTTTTCTCAAACCTGTTATTATACAACAAGTATGTAGTTGAACTGAACTTGATTATCTATACTACAGGGGACattaagataataattaagaaagaagaagCAATGGTAAACAAAGGAAACACACCAAACCTTGTTTTATTAACGTCAAAACAGTTTATCTATTGCCGCAACATGTTGAAGCAATTAGCATTTATAATATATCAGATTGATTATTTATGCTAGTCCCTTTCTTCCTTTCAACTCAAAATTCTCTGTCAATTTTATACTAtgcatattttttagttttatacaCAATGATTATcatgctttctttctttttctaaacgTTAAAATGTCAGCctgattattataaatttataggaAGGAGCAGTTCAACCTTCTATGGTGGAGCAATTGGAATGAAGCagcaaaatatttgatatttgacaTTCATATATATGAcaataatttatcttaaaatgttTTGACTTTTAAGCATATATATTCGACAACTAGTTCGCTTCTATGATTGCGTTGAAGGCACTTAACTCAAAAGTGTTATATTTGTATTTCCTTTAGTATTTATCCTATGTTTGTCTggattcttatcttttttttttaagagatctGTATTCTCATCTAGGGTAAGTTACTTAAACCATCCAAAATTAATAATACCTCCATTCGCTAATAATTTGTGAGTTAACGGCTGAcctccagtttttttttttttaatggctgACCTCTAGTCTATTAATTAACAGGAGTTTAGAAGAGAAGGGAATGATACAATTAGAACAAATAGTCTGGCTTTGACCTAAGAGGCGTAGGGTTATTAACGGTGAAAATAAATCTAATGGTTTGTAAAGGGTGTACTCCGGCTTGGTATATGTAATTAAGGCCTAGATTTGAcctgtttattaaaaaaacatgtttaagtacacattttaaattttaggatttaaaaaacttaatgaTTTAGTTAATAGGATGACTTACtatgttatattatattatacttcTGTTCATAATTAAGATATAATCAATAAATAGTTTTGTCTcttattaaaagattttattttatctctcttatacattaattattttttaattaaaatgccttagattgtttctctctcttatgtgAAAATTAGAGAagatgaataaatttttaataaaattaatgataaatttgaaaaaatatcataattataaataaatttaatgctaataataattaaattaactaatttttttaataaatataaattagtcaGTTATGTCTTATAATTAGAGATCAAGAAAGTGTTATATTATacacttaataataatattaaatgtataattattactaataaattttaaaggtCTATTTAGGTTAATTATTGATCTCCTTAGACCTATAAGATTATTAGTCTATTTGTAGACCCTACTAAACTAGATCATGTAAGAAAGTTTTTAGGTCAAATCTAGTCATAAAAATTGGCCTATAATAAAAGGTATAAAAAAACACACTTTTAGTTATTTATACTTTAGATTATATTTAGTTTGGTTTTCtatgttttaaaaagttttatatagtcttttatgtttttaaaataattctaaaacaatgattatttttaatcgTGAGGCACGATTTTAAACCCTACTGAAACTAATTTGAGAGACTTGAAATTTATCGCattaaatttacatatatagaAACTATAGAAATCAACttatgtttgaataaaaaaaaagcaataaaatatcataaaaagtaAATCTAAcgaataactattttttttaaaaataatattaatttttttagttgctTATCAGAGATTAGATAATTATTCAAAAGAAGAGAACAAGATAATTCCTCTTTCTTGAACTTTTATATAACTTAAACTCATCAATCAAACTACTATTCACAGGTACTTGAAATGTGGCCAGAATTAATACAATGTTTAGCCTTGTCtctatttttcacaaaatcctAACCTTCCCATTATCTAATCCAAAAATCCCTAATTTAGAGAGTCGTATGCctattttttatacatgtttTTGATTTCTACcgataaaaaatttagattgaGAATTTACCCAATGAGAGAAAAATtgctaaaaataactttatagacttaaaaatattttttaatccgtTAAATTTGAGTCATATCACTTATGATTTTTGtcccataaatttaaatttactttttcatAGTTTTGGTctctgtaaaaaaatattctagtcATCCCAAATTGATGTGAGAGATTTTTTACGGAGAGAGATTAAAAAgagtatttttatgatttaccatttttttctgatataaaaaattattttttaaaattaaagaaccaaaaaattaatttaaattttagaaataaaaacaaaagtgactcagcttaaaaactaaaaacatatttaacacaATTTTTACCTTAAACTTTATCGCATCCACTCCATTAATCCACTCAtttgcaataaattaaaaaaggcgGGAATCTGAGATTTTGTCTTCTAGGACCTTAAGCCTTCAAGTAGATGCATGAAAGAAAGTTGTATTAATATACGAAACTAAACTTTGTAATAATCTTAGGATGTAGGATGCATGAACGTTGAGATCacgtttttcttcttttgataaaaagtaattaagatttttaaaaggTTAGTTTGACCAAATTATGCACGGAGATAATCAAAGTTATCTATAATTCAATAATAAGTGACAGAAAATTGCATAATTTGGTATGATAATATAAGaacattttttaagtaaaaaaaaaaagaacattttgAGAAGCTTCGATGAAAATATtgagtaaaaaataaactaattagaaCAAGtaggagaaatatgaataaaaatcaaagaagtattatttttaaaaaattattgataaaaagcataaatagaaagttatttaatttaaatgtataaattaattcaaacgtTCATTTCCTAATGGGTGAATAGGTACTTCTGAAATATATTGGGGCCGGTAATATAGTCCACTTTCATTACAGTCAATTGCTAgctgttaattaattataatttttcttttatctttttactttgatttattcaataatttttattgtttaacaatttcaaatgaattctttaaaaaaaattgtcattaatATTACTCATCTTGACTCCTGAGTTTTGATAATTACATTCCTACTCTTGACAACCcaagaaaaatagttttattcatATAAAGAAAGAGCTACAATTCAGCAATTAAGGTTGTTGACCTCCATGTTTGTTGATCAATTGTTATGatattatatgtttattaaatgctttttttaaaaaaaatatcatccatAAGATGATCTTATTGTATTCGAACGAAGAttatattcacaaaaaaaaaattatgtgatctcaaaaaaacaaaactaaggTCGTTGACACTTGAGTTCGTTTCCTGGTAATGTCGTAGTTGTGTGGGGTTAAGtagtatttttgttaaattttctcAGTTTGGTTTTAGTTTCACTAACTCACGTGACGTTTAAGAGCGTCCCCACAGTGCTTTGGCCAACTAATTCGTATTTGGAAAACTTGAAACCTTTAGTACATTACCAACTAGGTTATTGGCCCAGCTAGTTGTACTAGTAGTACTGCTATTACGTCGTCTGCAATGAGAACCTTATATTACCATGAAAATGGTCCTCAATTTTATCTAAGGGTACAGATTTTTGGATTATAATAATTGTCCATAATGTCAGCAATTTGTGGGGGAAAGAAACGGGGTACTTTAAAGGTAAGTGTATAGGGGATTCTTTTTTCggcattttttaaagataataatatattagtaatTAGTTTACCAAATCattaaacaattaataaaatcacaaatcaaatcattaaaatatataatttttataaagtacaaatttattattaaatatgcaaCATTTAACATAAAATTGATAGTTTTAAATAAAGCAATAgagcatttattttattgaaaagtgTGTTAAATTGACTCCATGacgaaattaattaaatgtcaccaataaagaggaaaatgaaaataaatcatttttagctatttttaataaatttatttttcatttagaatTTATATGAGGGAATACTCAATATTTTAAGAACTTTTCTTAAAGATAATGTAAAAAAGAGTTACTgctctaaaaaaattgattaggtgcaaaaaaatatgtattttaatacAGGGTTTCGACCCTATACAAATCATGACATGGCTGGACTGCAGATCAAATCTTCACAACACGAATATCATTAATTATACCCACATCCCTTCATACATAAGGAACACATTTTCAAAGACACGTAAATccaatacaaattaaaagaaaacaactCGATCTCTAGCTTGGTATATATTATGCTCATGAGTTTGGCAATATAATatattgcttataaaaaaatacaaaaagtaaacaaaaccaattatcaaagaaataaatttacagccatgtatatatattactttatttttttaagaaaaagaagaattagAATATGATTCAaaattctctctctcattcGTCCAATCATCCCGTTGTAATGTCAACCGGATTCCGGTAATCTCCACTGTCCGTACCCTTCTAACAGTTTCATGTATAAAACCCTTTGGTTTTGCAAATAAACCTATATTTTTGTGTGATaccatttttttctataaagcACGTACCTGAAGAAGCTAGCAACAAAGCTCAAAGatatacacaaaaataaatcaccaatattttagaagaataaataaaaggGTTGTCTCATGGCTGAGGAGTTTCAAGCTAGGATTTGTGGTGAAAACTGGTGGAGTAGTACCACTATTGATTCAACAAGAAGTACTGTGTTGTTCCCTCTaagttcatcatcatcatcatcatctatatCTTCTTCTCCTTGTTCCGTGGCAGCTAATAATTATGATGCAGGAAACTATAGCACTAGGGGAACTAGTGACATGGATTTGAAGGCAACAAAGTGTTGTGCTGAAGAGACTAATAACAGTTTGGTTTCTGACACTACTTACCTGGGTTTTGTTGATGCACACAAGCCACATAAGAGTGAATCAGCAGCTAGTGGAAGTGGTGGCATGTTGACCGATTCCACCTTGCAGATGATGGGTTTTGGCCTCACATCATCATCAGAGAATTGGAATCAGCCTCTATTATTGTAAGGcatcacaaatatatatatatactttactATGTGTTTGTTGCTAACATTTTCTTGTGAGAgacatttcaatttcaatttaaattaaattacatgtgATATTATGTGTGAGTGGAAGGGTTATAGCATATGGTCCAGCAATTCCACTAGGGttgaaaggttttttttttcttaactttttctcATTGATTTCATTTGAAAAAGGCCAGGGGAACTGGATCTTATTATGAAAGCATGTATGGCGTATACTATAGCTCTTTAACTGTTTCTTTGCCTATTGGATTCTCCAATCCATGACCAtatattttgtctctttttttttatcctatagTCGATGTAATGGAAGGGCAGAGAGCAATTTCCACTCCTTGATTCAGGAAGAAACGGGAATAGATTCTTCTAATTCACAAATCCATAGGGATTGGATCCCAAAGAGCTTCTCCTCTGACGGTGGCAAACAACaaattgatgataataatttcAAGCCATTATTATTGAACCAACAAGAATTTTCATTAGATGACCATAGTCTAAGTTCTTTAACCACCGCTGGGTTATCATCAAACCGTGGATTCCCCAATGGATCAGCCTCATCATATGGTAACCCTTCAACGTTGCAAAGTTTATATGACCCTAATTATAATCCTCATCCACAACACTCACTTTTCACCAACCGTCCGATGTCCTATTCATCAAAAGCATGTTATGGGACACCATGCACTGAACTGCCAACATGGTCTAAAGCTTCCACTTTTTTTAagcccacaaccacaacaatTGCAAAGCAGCAACACCCTAATATTGGACTTCACTTTTCAAACAACACTCCTTTCTGGAATGCTTCCGCCGAGGCACTTCACGACATAAGAGTAGGTACCTTTGCTTCAACACAATCACAATATCAAAGGCCAACCTTTGATGATGAAGAGAAACCCAATTTCCCAATTACTCTATTAAACAGGGTACGTGTTTAATTATTTGGGTTTAATTATttcaagttatatatatatatatatatatatatatatatatattcatgtcTACGTAgggtttttttcttattttctttatcaaaaatgttaatttattataatgttaattttattaatagagaTTGATGATGGAATATCCTCCTCCATTCTGTCTTAATTATTCAACTCATTTTATATCTcccttatgatttttttttcttttttatcaacaaatattagttttgttattagttttttttttcttttttcctatgGAGGACTAATTGATAGTATATAATGTGAAGCTCAATAGTGAAGAAATTCTAGAGTCGGCATCAATGgctaagaaaaatgtttgtgaacCAGCATTAAAGAGGCCAAGAATTGAAACTCCATCTCCATTACCAACTTTCAAGGTATTGTACTGGTATacgtgcattt
This region of Glycine max cultivar Williams 82 chromosome 7, Glycine_max_v4.0, whole genome shotgun sequence genomic DNA includes:
- the LOC100784084 gene encoding transcription factor bHLH112 isoform X1; the encoded protein is MAEEFQARICGENWWSSTTIDSTRSTVLFPLSSSSSSSSISSSPCSVAANNYDAGNYSTRGTSDMDLKATKCCAEETNNSLVSDTTYLGFVDAHKPHKSESAASGSGGMLTDSTLQMMGFGLTSSSENWNQPLLFRCNGRAESNFHSLIQEETGIDSSNSQIHRDWIPKSFSSDGGKQQIDDNNFKPLLLNQQEFSLDDHSLSSLTTAGLSSNRGFPNGSASSYGNPSTLQSLYDPNYNPHPQHSLFTNRPMSYSSKACYGTPCTELPTWSKASTFFKPTTTTIAKQQHPNIGLHFSNNTPFWNASAEALHDIRVGTFASTQSQYQRPTFDDEEKPNFPITLLNRLNSEEILESASMAKKNVCEPALKRPRIETPSPLPTFKVRKEKLGDRVTALQQLVSPFGKTDTASVLHEAIEYIKFLHDQVNVLSTSYMKNGAPTQQQQGCDDLKDSEGPQQDLKSKGLCLVPISSTFPVATGATSADQLWTPTFRGALLR
- the LOC100784084 gene encoding transcription factor bHLH112 isoform X2, whose translation is MAEEFQARICGENWWSSTTIDSTRRNYSTRGTSDMDLKATKCCAEETNNSLVSDTTYLGFVDAHKPHKSESAASGSGGMLTDSTLQMMGFGLTSSSENWNQPLLFRCNGRAESNFHSLIQEETGIDSSNSQIHRDWIPKSFSSDGGKQQIDDNNFKPLLLNQQEFSLDDHSLSSLTTAGLSSNRGFPNGSASSYGNPSTLQSLYDPNYNPHPQHSLFTNRPMSYSSKACYGTPCTELPTWSKASTFFKPTTTTIAKQQHPNIGLHFSNNTPFWNASAEALHDIRVGTFASTQSQYQRPTFDDEEKPNFPITLLNRLNSEEILESASMAKKNVCEPALKRPRIETPSPLPTFKVRKEKLGDRVTALQQLVSPFGKTDTASVLHEAIEYIKFLHDQVNVLSTSYMKNGAPTQQQQGCDDLKDSEGPQQDLKSKGLCLVPISSTFPVATGATSADQLWTPTFRGALLR